A region of Salmo salar chromosome ssa17, Ssal_v3.1, whole genome shotgun sequence DNA encodes the following proteins:
- the LOC106596611 gene encoding tetraspanin-8, with the protein MAVNKCIKYLLFLFNLLFWISGCIILGVSIYLKVSKNGNAILDQAVPFVDLLIAVGVIIMVLGFLGCCGAIKENRCMLILFFIGLLLIFILLLIAGILGAVGEKKSQVWVKESLAKLLPLRDQKPEVQTDIQKLEVEAKCCGLINGPSDWGSAVPSSCNCVDTTQVCQSAGGRQVYTTPCVTFVTSFIEKHAIIALGIAFGIAVLMLFGMAFAMTLYCQIGKRDANTT; encoded by the exons ATGGCTGTGAATAAGTGTATCAAGTACTTGCTCTTCCTCTTCAATCTACTGTTCTGG ATCAGTGGCTGCATCATTCTTGGTGTCTCCATCTACCTAAAAGTGAGCAAGAATGGAAACGCG ATATTGGATCAGGCAGTGCCGTTTGtagacctgctgatagctgttggTGTCATCATCATGGTACTGGGCTTCCTGGGCTGCTGTGGAGCCATTAAGGAAAACCGATGCATGCTCATTCTG TTCTTCATCGGGCTGCTCCTCATCTTCATCCTCCTGTTGATCGCCGGAATCCTGGGAGCTGTCGGAGAGAAGAAG TCTCAGGTGTGGGTGAAGGAGAGTCTGGCGAAGCTGCTACCACTGAGGGACCAGAAGCCTGAAGTTCAAACGGACATTCAGAAACTGGAAGTTGAG GCAAAGTGCTGTGGACTGATCAACGGACCCTCTGACTGGGGCTCCGCTGTCCCCAGCTCCTGTAACTGTGTTGACACCACTCAGGTGTGCCAAAGTGCAGGAGGACGCCAAGTGTACACAACG CCTTGTGTCACATTTGTGACTTCCTTCATTGAGAAGCACGCGATTATCGCACTGGGGATTGCATTTGGTATTGCAGTCTTGATG CTCTTTGGAATGGCCTTCGCCATGACCCTGTACTGCCAGATTGGGAAGAGGGACGCCAACACTACCTAA